Proteins encoded by one window of Nocardioides euryhalodurans:
- a CDS encoding TetR/AcrR family transcriptional regulator, whose product MTDQTMTRRQRQREATLDEIVATSRQLLSAGEELSLRAIASRMGLTAPALYRYVGSYQELVDVVAYEIDKAATDEFREAAATQPEDDPLARLICASVAFRRWGLREKAEFSLVFANPVADSHCHRREVITAWTSGLYMHSLLLEVWQRTHYAHPELDELPPAVAEALRDPMFPVDVEDIPADHRGLIWVFMQGWATLYGTVALEVFGHMDPRIITSGALFAEMLGGWVPRLGVEDPDGRYRDLLLAELAR is encoded by the coding sequence GTGACGGACCAGACCATGACGCGGCGCCAGCGGCAGCGGGAGGCGACGCTCGACGAGATCGTCGCGACCTCGCGGCAGCTGCTCTCGGCCGGCGAGGAGCTCTCCCTTCGCGCGATCGCGTCCCGGATGGGGCTCACCGCCCCGGCCCTCTACCGCTACGTCGGCAGCTACCAGGAGCTGGTCGACGTGGTGGCCTACGAGATCGACAAGGCGGCGACCGACGAGTTCCGGGAGGCCGCGGCGACCCAGCCCGAGGACGACCCGCTCGCCCGGCTCATCTGTGCCTCGGTGGCGTTCCGTCGCTGGGGCCTGCGGGAGAAGGCGGAGTTCTCGCTGGTCTTCGCCAACCCGGTCGCCGACTCCCACTGCCATCGGCGCGAGGTGATCACCGCGTGGACCTCGGGGCTCTACATGCACTCGCTGCTCCTCGAGGTCTGGCAGCGGACCCACTACGCCCATCCCGAGCTCGACGAGCTCCCCCCCGCGGTCGCCGAGGCGCTGCGCGACCCGATGTTCCCGGTCGACGTCGAGGACATCCCCGCCGACCACCGCGGCCTGATCTGGGTGTTCATGCAGGGCTGGGCCACTCTCTACGGCACCGTGGCGCTCGAGGTCTTCGGCCACATGGATCCGCGGATCATCACCAGCGGCGCGCTCTTCGCCGAGATGCTCGGCGGCTGGGTGCCCCGGCTCGGGGTCGAGGACCCCGACGGCCGCTACCGCGACCTGCTGCTGGCCGAGCTCGCCCGCTGA
- a CDS encoding SulP family inorganic anion transporter, with product MSSRLTGLLPIAGWVRSYDRGWLRGDLIAGLTVLALIVPKNLGYADIAGIPVQNGLYAAAAGAILYGIFGTSRQISVGPSSGLAAVAASAVLAAGITDEREVAAFVAGITLASGVLFLVFAVIKAGWIAQFLSRAVVTGFLFGAAIDVVIGELSKLTGTDASGSNSLRELWSWLGGVDETHRTTLVVGVISLVVIFGLRVVAPQVPGALVLVVGGLAASWLFDLGDRGVALVGDVPRGLPSFVVPDGGLMWEHAGTGALAAFALVLIGFSQTAGDARMFAARHRYPIDIDQESVAQAMANAGAGVFQGMPVSTSLSASSLNDHAGARSGVASLTTGVGVLLTLLVLAPLFSDLPKPVLAAVITEAVVMGMMNFPEVRRLARVQRFDFWVAMAALLGTLVFGVLSGVLIGVGLSIFWLISVATRPHIPVLAREPGTPAFRELSEHPDDEQVPGVVVLRMDGGLFFATSDALEDRVREIIHLAPDLTGIVLDCGGMDFVDSQGSATLDDIITLTDDAGIVLRLARVKPGFRALLERDHVLERLGPDKVHGNILLALQAHLDAPEGPADGARGESPTPGG from the coding sequence ATGAGCTCTCGGTTGACCGGGCTGCTCCCGATCGCGGGGTGGGTGCGGTCCTACGACCGTGGCTGGCTGCGTGGGGACCTGATCGCCGGGCTCACCGTGCTGGCGCTGATCGTCCCCAAGAACCTCGGGTACGCCGACATCGCCGGGATCCCGGTCCAGAACGGGCTCTACGCGGCGGCTGCCGGAGCGATCCTCTACGGGATCTTCGGGACCAGCCGGCAGATCTCCGTCGGGCCGAGCTCCGGCCTGGCGGCCGTCGCCGCCAGCGCGGTGCTGGCCGCCGGCATCACCGACGAGAGGGAGGTCGCGGCGTTCGTCGCGGGGATCACCCTGGCCTCCGGAGTCCTGTTCCTGGTCTTCGCGGTGATCAAGGCAGGGTGGATCGCGCAGTTCCTGTCACGTGCCGTGGTCACCGGGTTCCTGTTCGGCGCCGCGATCGACGTGGTCATCGGCGAGCTGTCCAAGCTCACCGGGACCGACGCCAGCGGCTCCAACTCGCTGCGGGAGCTCTGGTCGTGGCTGGGCGGCGTGGACGAGACCCACCGGACGACGCTCGTCGTGGGTGTCATCTCCCTCGTCGTCATCTTCGGGCTCCGCGTCGTCGCACCCCAGGTGCCCGGAGCGCTGGTCCTGGTGGTCGGTGGTCTGGCAGCCTCTTGGCTGTTCGACCTCGGGGACCGTGGTGTGGCACTCGTCGGAGACGTGCCGCGCGGGCTGCCGTCCTTCGTGGTCCCCGACGGTGGGCTGATGTGGGAGCACGCAGGCACCGGGGCGCTGGCGGCCTTCGCGCTGGTGCTGATCGGGTTCTCCCAGACGGCGGGCGACGCGCGGATGTTCGCCGCCAGGCACCGCTACCCGATCGACATCGACCAGGAGTCCGTCGCGCAGGCGATGGCGAACGCCGGAGCGGGGGTGTTCCAGGGCATGCCGGTCTCGACGAGCCTGTCGGCGAGCTCGCTGAACGACCATGCCGGCGCCCGGTCGGGGGTGGCCTCCCTCACCACCGGGGTCGGGGTCCTGCTGACCCTCCTCGTGCTGGCTCCCCTCTTCTCCGACCTGCCGAAACCGGTGCTGGCCGCCGTCATCACCGAGGCGGTGGTGATGGGGATGATGAACTTCCCGGAGGTCAGGCGGCTCGCGCGCGTCCAGAGGTTCGACTTCTGGGTCGCGATGGCAGCCTTGCTGGGGACCCTGGTGTTCGGCGTCCTCTCGGGCGTGCTGATCGGCGTCGGTCTCTCCATCTTCTGGCTCATCTCGGTCGCGACCCGACCCCACATCCCCGTGCTGGCGCGCGAACCCGGCACCCCCGCGTTCCGTGAGCTCAGCGAGCACCCGGATGACGAGCAGGTCCCCGGCGTCGTCGTGCTGCGCATGGACGGCGGGCTGTTCTTCGCCACCTCGGACGCCCTCGAGGACCGGGTCCGCGAGATCATCCACCTGGCCCCCGACCTGACCGGGATCGTGCTCGACTGCGGCGGGATGGACTTCGTCGACTCCCAGGGCTCCGCCACGCTGGACGACATCATCACCCTCACCGACGACGCCGGGATCGTGCTGCGCCTGGCGCGGGTGAAGCCCGGGTTCAGGGCGCTGCTCGAGCGTGACCACGTCCTCGAGCGCCTCGGCCCGGACAAGGTCCACGGCAACATCCTGCTCGCGCTGCAGGCGCACCTCGACGCCCCCGAGGGACCAGCAGACGGTGCCCGTGGGGAGTCACCGACACCCGGCGGCTGA
- a CDS encoding NAD-dependent deacylase, producing the protein MTAGPAPARIVVLTGAGISAESGLPTFRDADGLWEGHDPMQVATPEAYATDPALVHRFYDERRSALARVGPNAAHSALARLEEALGDDLLVVTQNIDDLHERAGSRRVLHMHGRLRSAWCTACDARHDWIGPLGHHPACPDCGTRELRPDVVWFGEVPHGMDRIEEALWDCDLFVSIGTSGLVYPAAAFVQYAVARGTPTLELNLDASDGTSDFDESRRGPATRLVPAWVDEVLADYRR; encoded by the coding sequence GTGACCGCCGGCCCTGCCCCGGCGCGCATCGTCGTCCTCACCGGCGCCGGCATCTCCGCGGAGAGCGGGTTGCCGACCTTCCGCGACGCCGACGGGCTGTGGGAGGGCCACGACCCAATGCAGGTCGCGACGCCCGAGGCGTACGCCACTGACCCGGCGCTGGTGCACCGTTTCTACGACGAGCGCCGCTCCGCGCTCGCCCGGGTCGGACCCAACGCGGCCCACTCGGCGTTGGCCCGGCTCGAGGAGGCGCTCGGCGACGACCTGCTCGTCGTGACCCAGAACATCGACGACCTCCACGAGCGAGCCGGGTCCCGCCGGGTGCTGCACATGCACGGCAGGCTCCGTTCGGCGTGGTGCACCGCCTGCGACGCCCGCCACGACTGGATCGGCCCGCTGGGTCACCACCCCGCCTGCCCGGACTGCGGCACGAGGGAGCTGCGCCCGGACGTCGTCTGGTTCGGCGAGGTCCCGCACGGGATGGACCGGATCGAGGAGGCGCTGTGGGACTGCGACCTCTTCGTCTCGATCGGCACCTCCGGGCTGGTCTACCCGGCCGCGGCCTTCGTGCAGTACGCCGTGGCGCGCGGCACGCCCACTCTCGAGCTCAACCTCGACGCCAGTGACGGCACCAGCGACTTCGACGAGTCACGCCGCGGGCCGGCGACCCGACTGGTACCGGCGTGGGTGGACGAGGTCCTGGCGGACTATCGGAGATGA
- a CDS encoding three-helix bundle dimerization domain-containing protein encodes MRSVELELCAEFPSVPIDQVTTLVECLWAHFDDATVRDFVPVLVRKQAKEELRDHLGPDVLGRGATGRHPATVPTAGSPRRSRRRHLMLRG; translated from the coding sequence ATGAGATCGGTCGAGCTCGAGCTGTGCGCCGAGTTCCCGTCGGTGCCGATCGACCAGGTGACCACGCTCGTGGAGTGCCTGTGGGCCCACTTCGACGACGCCACGGTCCGGGACTTCGTGCCGGTGCTGGTCCGCAAGCAGGCGAAGGAGGAGCTGCGTGACCACCTCGGACCCGACGTGCTGGGACGGGGCGCCACCGGCCGCCACCCCGCGACCGTCCCGACGGCTGGAAGCCCTCGTCGGTCCAGGCGTCGCCACCTCATGCTCCGCGGGTGA